DNA sequence from the Maridesulfovibrio frigidus DSM 17176 genome:
GCTTGCCTACCTATGTTAGGGTTAGCAAACCTTTTTTTATAGCCAGCTCCCTCCAAACTATTCTTGTTTCAAATCAACCGATTTTACCATATTCTTTTTTAACGAATACATTCGCTAAGTAAAAATAAGTTAATCAATGAAATAAGGAAACAATCAATGACTGATTTCATTATACGAACCATGAGCAGGGATGAACTTAATTGGGCTATAGATATGGCGGCAAATGAAGGCTGGAATCCAGGACTACATGACGCAGACTCTTTCTATTCCCAAGACCCTGACGGTTATCTCATTGGCCTCTTAGGAGATAAAATCATCGGCTGTATCTCAGCTGTCAGTTATGAGGGAACATTCGGTTTTATTGGATTTTACATTATCCACCCTGACTATAGAGGAAAAGGGTATGGCATCCAACTCTGGAAAGCGGCTATGAAGCGCTTAGAAGGGCATTTAATCGGTCTTGATGGCGTTTTCGAACAACAGGACAACTATCGTAAGAGCGACTTTACATTCCAATACAGCAACATTCGATTTGAACACCGTAATACCCGCAACATAGAGAACATTGGCACTGTCTTTCCTGAAACAGGCTCAAGAGTTATCAATCCGATTGGAACTGAGGACATATCAAGTATCACAGCTTATGAGCACAACATGTTCCCCACTAAACGTAGAAACTTCCTTACCCACTGGCTAAACATGCCAGACTCATTTACATTCGCAATGCGCAAAGATGAGAACATATGTGGTTATGGAGTTATCAGGCCATGCAGGACAGGTTATAAAATAGGGCCTCTTTTCGCCGATAGTTATGAAGTTGCAGACCTTATTTTCCAGCGTTTGTGTTCAGAGGTTGAAACAAACACCCAAATTTACATAGATGTTCCCGAGGTCAATGAACATGCAATGGGGCTCGCTAGCAGTTATGGAATGGAAAAAGTATTCGGTACAGCGCGTATGTACACTGGAGAGGCTCCCCAATTAGGCCTAGATAAAATTTTCGGTGTGACAACCTTCGAATTGGGCTGATTTTGATCAAGTTATTCAGCTGTGTCAGTTTCTGTTACACTAAACAGACACCTTTTTTTACATAACAGAGTAGATGTTGAACACAAAAGAGAGACTTAAATCACATTACCTGATTATTATTTAGAAAAACAATATATGCGAACTTTTCTTAACTTTTAAACTCATATTCATACAAAAAGTTACACATTTATCGCGCAACAAGGAGTATATTGATGCCAACCATTACTTGTGATTCTTGCAGATGCCAACATCCAATAGGCTGTAATGATCTGGACTGGGAGTCTAAAGCCCTCGAAGGAAAAGAAGATAGTATGGAGAGTACGATAGAACATCATGCATCTCTAAAAATGAACTGTAGGGTGTGTAGAAAGAAAATGAAGGCAACCTTTACCTGTAAAGAAGACCCTCAAAATGTAATTGAAACAACTGACCATGAAGCAGTTGGGTGCATAGTTTCCGGGAACATTTCCCCTCCTTCAGTTCGTTAGCAAAACAATCAATTATTTGAACGAGAATAACAAATTGTTCATATGGCTAAAACCACAAAAAAAAGCTCCCAAGACCAATGTACTAGACATCTATCTAAGGAGCTGTTTTTATTAAGGTTGGTGCGAAAGGAGAGACTCGAACTCTCACGGATTAACCGCTGGATCCTAAAACTACAACCTCGATCATTATACGCCTGAAATAACAGGTAAAAATAATTACAAATAAGTCCTATTCTGCTTTTAACCAATTTTGATGGGTTATATCTTTTGGTTTTTCGGCAGTTCCTGCACCGAGCATTCCCAAGCCACGCTCAACCTGATCTCTATTTTCACCTTTTTTCTGATATTCAGAAAAACCAAGAACCTGCTGAGCGATCCCAAAACCGTCTGCCATATTAAAACGACCATATCTATCCGGCATTATAACTCCTTATGACAGCATGTATGCGGTTGCACCAACAACAGCCCCGCCAATAGCACCGATGCCAGTACCAATACCCGGCACAATAGAACCAATAGCCGCCCCCGTTGCGGCTCCACCCATAGCTCCGCTCAATGCCCCGCCAGCTGTTTTTTCTGGCTCTTGTTGCTGAGGCACTGCCCGCTGCATATGAGCTGCAGTACTAGCAGCTCCCTGCATTCCAGACATAGCTTTGTCTACAGGGTTCGCAACTTCGAACATTCCAAATCCCATAATTAACTCCTATGCCATTCCAAGTGATGAGGCTGATTTCAAACGGTTAAAGTTCTCATCTTTTGCTGTGTTACGTGCCTTAGTTCTGGCTCCTGCAACAGCCGTTGCTTGAGAAAGAGCAAGATCCTTCTGCATTCCTGCGAAATGACCAGAATTCACATTTTGACCAGTCCGCGAGTAATTGCGTTGAGCCTGCATTCCTGCAAGGCCGAAACCTTGCTTAACGTCAGCCTCTGCTTGTGAAACACGGCTGTTCACATCTACGCCTTTCTGAGCTTCATCCATAAAATCTTGACGCACATTCAGCTGCTGTTTGCCGGCTTCAGTCTGAAGAGGCAGCAACTCTCTAGTTGAAGCAATCTGTTCTTTTGCAAGCGCAGTCTGAACTGGAATAAGCTCGCGATTAGCAGCAATCTGCTCTTGTTCCATGGGCTTATAATCCGTCTCCCAAAAATCAAAAGACTTTTCGGACATACCCTGCTGGGCTTCATAAATAGTAGCCATGCGATCGTTGTATGCTTCATCGATACCATCACCGCCACCTCCACTACTTCCACCGCAAAGGGCAACAGGTCCGTTATATTCAAAGGACTCTTCGTGTTCGACTTCACCAGTCGCCATATCAATCACAACTTCTGTATAAATCTTCATGACATCATCTCTCTTGTTATAGATAGAACTGCCACAGGCTCGCTTCTGCCTTCCTTCGCTATCCAAGCACCATTTGGAATTTCGCCACAGAGTTGCCCTCCGCAACGCATTACAAACTTGACTGCTGACTTGTTTCTGATCGGGGTGTAACCCAGCAACATGTCATAAATATAATCACCGGCATTGTTCTTCATGTTCAAAATTTCAT
Encoded proteins:
- a CDS encoding GNAT family N-acetyltransferase; the encoded protein is MTDFIIRTMSRDELNWAIDMAANEGWNPGLHDADSFYSQDPDGYLIGLLGDKIIGCISAVSYEGTFGFIGFYIIHPDYRGKGYGIQLWKAAMKRLEGHLIGLDGVFEQQDNYRKSDFTFQYSNIRFEHRNTRNIENIGTVFPETGSRVINPIGTEDISSITAYEHNMFPTKRRNFLTHWLNMPDSFTFAMRKDENICGYGVIRPCRTGYKIGPLFADSYEVADLIFQRLCSEVETNTQIYIDVPEVNEHAMGLASSYGMEKVFGTARMYTGEAPQLGLDKIFGVTTFELG